A window from Corynebacterium urogenitale encodes these proteins:
- the ribD gene encoding bifunctional diaminohydroxyphosphoribosylaminopyrimidine deaminase/5-amino-6-(5-phosphoribosylamino)uracil reductase RibD, giving the protein MQNQLSLFSEADRLGCCVTGTTSPNPPVGCVIYDATGERILGRGATQPAGGAHAEVMALRDADKRGEDVRGARAVVTLEPCNHSGRTGPCSHALLNAGIGRVDYLFADPNPLAVGGADFLRAQGVTVHGPYLDSPVASNSNKEWTPQWAVEPWLISTLRGRPHVTLKLASTIDGFVAATDKTSQWITGEQARQFVHEDRRTRDAIIVGTGTVLDDNPRLTARNSAGEPYDSQPLRVVMGCRDIPQNAAIYDSPGDVLHVKTRSATELLAALKQRGLVDVLVEGGPYIIGAFLREGAYDALQLYQAPALLLAGRRGVSIEEELSTTMSDIERLTPRSIRTYGSDVLWTLTR; this is encoded by the coding sequence ATGCAGAATCAACTTTCGCTCTTTAGCGAAGCCGATCGCCTTGGTTGCTGCGTCACGGGGACAACGTCACCAAATCCGCCCGTGGGGTGCGTTATTTACGACGCCACCGGCGAGCGAATTCTTGGTCGGGGCGCCACGCAACCCGCAGGTGGCGCACATGCCGAGGTCATGGCACTGCGGGACGCCGACAAGCGTGGCGAAGACGTCCGTGGAGCCCGTGCCGTTGTCACCTTGGAACCGTGCAATCATTCCGGACGTACCGGCCCCTGCTCCCATGCGCTGCTGAATGCAGGAATTGGCCGAGTTGACTACCTCTTCGCGGATCCGAATCCGCTCGCCGTTGGCGGCGCGGATTTCCTCCGCGCGCAGGGTGTGACCGTCCACGGACCATATCTTGACTCGCCTGTGGCGTCGAACTCCAACAAAGAATGGACACCGCAGTGGGCGGTCGAACCATGGTTGATCTCCACGCTCCGCGGCCGGCCACATGTGACGCTCAAGCTCGCCTCCACGATCGATGGCTTTGTGGCTGCCACCGATAAGACCAGTCAGTGGATCACCGGTGAACAGGCCCGTCAGTTCGTGCACGAAGATCGGCGTACGCGCGATGCAATTATCGTGGGTACGGGAACGGTGTTGGACGATAATCCACGGCTCACCGCACGGAATTCCGCCGGTGAGCCCTACGACTCTCAACCTCTGCGCGTGGTGATGGGCTGTCGAGACATTCCTCAGAACGCAGCGATTTATGATTCTCCCGGCGATGTCCTGCATGTGAAAACGAGGAGTGCAACGGAGCTGTTAGCGGCTCTGAAGCAGCGCGGGCTCGTTGACGTTCTTGTGGAAGGTGGGCCCTACATCATCGGTGCTTTCCTTCGCGAGGGGGCTTATGATGCGCTTCAGCTTTACCAGGCTCCAGCGCTGTTGCTTGCCGGCAGGCGGGGAGTGAGCATCGAAGAAGAATTGTCCACGACCATGAGCGACATCGAACGCTTGACCCCGCGCAGCATCCGTACTTATGGGTCCGACGTCCTCTGGACGCTCACCAGATGA
- the rpe gene encoding ribulose-phosphate 3-epimerase encodes MTDASASASPARTTIVAPSILAADFANLAGEIAKVPNADWLHIDVMDGHFVPNLSFGLPVAKSLIPHTNQHLDVHLMIEDPERWAPDFAQDFQSVTFHLEAVRDIDAAIVLSEKLRGLGTMSGISIKPNTPVEPLLDHLEKFDLVLVMSVEPGFGGQAFMPEVLDKVRALRERIDAEGLSTLIEIDGGIGAETAAESGAAGVDVYVAGSSVFGKEDPAERVDTIRTYAATAAQD; translated from the coding sequence ATGACTGATGCATCCGCTTCTGCGTCTCCTGCACGCACCACCATCGTCGCGCCGTCCATTCTGGCCGCGGATTTTGCCAATCTCGCAGGCGAAATCGCGAAGGTACCGAATGCCGACTGGCTACACATCGACGTCATGGATGGCCACTTTGTCCCTAACCTCTCTTTCGGACTGCCCGTGGCAAAGTCCCTGATTCCGCACACTAATCAGCATCTCGACGTGCACCTCATGATTGAGGATCCTGAGCGCTGGGCGCCTGACTTTGCCCAGGATTTTCAGTCAGTAACTTTTCACCTCGAAGCCGTCCGAGATATCGATGCTGCCATTGTCCTATCGGAAAAACTCCGCGGTTTAGGCACGATGTCCGGTATCTCCATCAAACCCAACACACCCGTCGAACCTTTGCTGGATCACCTCGAGAAGTTTGACCTCGTCCTCGTGATGTCCGTAGAGCCAGGTTTTGGCGGTCAAGCTTTCATGCCAGAGGTGCTAGACAAAGTGCGAGCCCTGCGTGAACGTATCGATGCTGAGGGACTGTCCACACTCATCGAAATTGACGGCGGAATCGGCGCCGAGACCGCCGCGGAGTCCGGTGCTGCCGGAGTGGATGTCTACGTCGCAGGTTCCAGTGTCTTCGGCAAGGAGGATCCTGCCGAACGGGTCGACACCATTCGCACGTACGCTGCGACTGCGGCTCAAGACTGA
- a CDS encoding PH domain-containing protein, with amino-acid sequence MSQKDEPTNLTTKTQGEDWELVVTSPFLKKAAWIGVAVVMIIHIFMAIVVNIGDTGPNIQLSDQLGFVGIGLLFSFVCLLLLRPRVRVNSQGVEVRNIANAQFYPWEIVHGLSFPSQARTARLELPDFEFVPMMAMHIRDRATIAQTVENFRSLEDRYMPED; translated from the coding sequence ATGTCTCAAAAGGACGAACCAACAAACCTCACTACCAAAACCCAGGGTGAAGACTGGGAGCTGGTGGTCACGTCTCCGTTCCTTAAAAAGGCTGCGTGGATCGGTGTGGCTGTCGTCATGATTATCCACATTTTTATGGCGATCGTCGTCAATATCGGAGACACTGGCCCGAACATCCAGCTCAGCGACCAACTAGGTTTTGTAGGGATCGGCCTGCTGTTTTCCTTCGTGTGTCTGCTGCTGCTGCGCCCCCGAGTACGGGTGAACTCCCAGGGCGTGGAGGTCCGCAATATCGCCAACGCGCAGTTTTATCCCTGGGAGATTGTCCACGGACTTTCGTTCCCCAGCCAAGCCCGCACAGCCCGTTTGGAACTGCCGGATTTTGAGTTCGTACCGATGATGGCAATGCACATCCGCGACCGTGCGACGATCGCCCAAACAGTGGAGAATTTCCGTTCCTTGGAAGATCGCTACATGCCAGAGGACTAG
- a CDS encoding bifunctional 3,4-dihydroxy-2-butanone-4-phosphate synthase/GTP cyclohydrolase II, producing MDTMDNTPVTDSLLDDVDRAIQDIKDGKLVIVVDDEDRENEGDFIFAAEKATPELVAFMVKYSSGYVCVGMTNEDCDRLGLPPMVARNQDVRNTAYTVTVDAAEGVTTGISATDRAHTIRKLADSSSVALTFNRPGHVVPLRARDGGVLVRDGHTEASVDLAKAAGLRPAGVLCEVVSEDNPAEMARLPELRRFADKHGLALISIEQLIEWRRAHTPVVERSVETRLPTRVGEFKAIGYTSLVDGIEHIALVAGEVNGRQNVPVRVHSECLTGDVFGSLRCDCGEQLTTAQELIAEQDHGVLIYLRGQEGRGIGLVPKLRAYVLQDEGQDTVEANESQGYPADIREYSAAAQIIKDLGLASVALISNNPDKKEKLERYGVHITERIPVELPANPDNISYLRTKRDKMGHQLDSLS from the coding sequence ATGGATACCATGGACAACACCCCGGTGACTGACTCCCTGCTGGACGATGTCGACCGCGCCATCCAAGACATCAAGGATGGGAAGCTCGTAATCGTCGTCGATGACGAGGATCGGGAAAACGAAGGTGACTTCATTTTCGCGGCGGAGAAGGCGACGCCGGAACTGGTGGCCTTCATGGTGAAATACAGCTCCGGCTACGTGTGCGTGGGTATGACCAATGAGGACTGTGATCGCCTTGGTTTACCACCGATGGTGGCGCGCAACCAGGACGTCCGCAACACTGCCTACACCGTCACCGTGGATGCGGCAGAAGGTGTCACCACTGGTATTTCCGCAACCGACCGTGCGCATACTATTCGCAAGCTCGCTGATTCTTCCAGCGTGGCGCTGACCTTCAATCGACCCGGTCACGTGGTTCCGCTGCGGGCGCGTGACGGTGGGGTGCTGGTTCGCGATGGCCACACCGAGGCTTCCGTCGATCTTGCAAAGGCCGCGGGGCTTCGACCCGCCGGTGTCCTCTGCGAGGTCGTTAGCGAAGATAATCCCGCGGAGATGGCTCGTTTGCCGGAGCTGCGCCGCTTCGCTGATAAGCATGGTTTGGCGCTGATTTCCATCGAGCAGCTTATTGAATGGCGCCGCGCGCACACCCCCGTCGTTGAGCGCAGTGTCGAAACCCGACTGCCTACCCGCGTCGGGGAATTCAAGGCCATTGGCTACACCAGCTTGGTCGATGGAATTGAGCACATTGCGCTGGTTGCCGGCGAGGTCAACGGGAGGCAGAACGTACCCGTTCGTGTGCACTCCGAATGCCTCACCGGCGATGTCTTCGGTTCCCTTCGCTGCGATTGTGGAGAACAGCTCACTACTGCCCAAGAACTCATCGCGGAACAAGATCACGGCGTGCTTATCTATTTGCGTGGCCAAGAAGGTCGCGGAATCGGTTTGGTTCCAAAGCTGCGGGCCTACGTGTTGCAGGACGAGGGGCAAGACACCGTGGAAGCCAACGAATCCCAAGGCTATCCTGCAGATATCCGTGAGTACTCTGCCGCCGCCCAGATCATCAAGGATTTGGGTCTTGCATCAGTAGCCCTCATCTCCAATAACCCCGATAAGAAAGAGAAACTGGAGCGCTATGGTGTCCACATCACAGAGCGCATCCCAGTTGAGCTACCAGCAAACCCAGACAACATTAGCTACCTGCGCACTAAGCGCGACAAGATGGGCCACCAGCTCGATTCATTAAGCTGA
- the ribH gene encoding 6,7-dimethyl-8-ribityllumazine synthase: MANAGVPTIHVPKGAADGLRVAVISATWNQEITDRLHARAIETAKAAGASVKNWRVAGCLELPVAVAEAVKHFDAVVATGCVIEGETEHFRVVCDAVTQGLTRIPLDSGVPVGNGVLTVQNQQQAIDRAGGENAYEDKGADSATAALHTALLLRDIANS, encoded by the coding sequence ATGGCAAACGCAGGAGTGCCGACAATTCACGTACCCAAGGGCGCGGCAGACGGGTTGCGCGTGGCGGTCATCAGTGCGACGTGGAATCAGGAGATCACTGATCGGCTGCACGCACGCGCGATTGAGACCGCCAAAGCCGCGGGAGCAAGCGTGAAGAACTGGAGGGTAGCGGGCTGCCTAGAACTTCCCGTCGCCGTCGCAGAAGCTGTGAAACACTTCGACGCGGTGGTCGCGACAGGCTGCGTGATCGAAGGCGAGACCGAGCATTTCCGCGTCGTCTGCGATGCCGTTACCCAAGGTTTGACACGCATTCCGTTGGACTCCGGAGTACCCGTGGGCAATGGAGTGCTGACGGTACAAAACCAACAGCAGGCCATTGATCGTGCCGGGGGCGAAAATGCGTACGAGGACAAGGGAGCAGACTCCGCCACAGCAGCCCTACACACTGCGTTGCTACTACGCGACATTGCCAATAGCTAA
- the rapZ gene encoding RNase adapter RapZ has translation MSTANHHDNQRMPSLILITGMSGAGRRATSAALEELGWYVAENLPPELIVRMAEMSFEDDSPIERLAIVTDVRSRDFAGNLSEVLATLSESGRRPVVLFLDATDAALIRRYDEVRRTHPLQGEGTLKEGIDREREMLHEIRERADVVLDTTNTSVHELRKTLETYFAGIDSKPLRVNLQSFGFKHGAPTDVDVLLDARFLPNPYWEQSLREYRGTDPQVAEFVFGQPGAKRFLDATEAMLETMLDGYREEGKSFLSIAVGCTGGHHRSVAVVEELANRLENDGVHVRVSHRDLER, from the coding sequence ATGAGCACCGCGAATCACCATGACAACCAGCGCATGCCTTCGTTGATCCTCATCACCGGTATGTCCGGGGCGGGACGGCGCGCGACGTCCGCCGCCCTCGAGGAATTGGGTTGGTATGTTGCCGAGAACCTTCCGCCCGAACTGATTGTTCGCATGGCGGAGATGAGTTTCGAAGATGATTCGCCCATCGAGAGGCTCGCGATTGTCACTGATGTGCGGTCGCGCGACTTCGCCGGCAACCTGTCTGAGGTCCTCGCCACACTGAGTGAATCTGGACGGCGACCAGTCGTGCTGTTCCTCGACGCGACTGACGCTGCACTCATTCGCCGCTATGACGAGGTGCGCCGTACCCACCCGCTGCAGGGTGAAGGAACGTTGAAGGAAGGGATCGATCGCGAACGTGAAATGCTTCATGAGATTCGCGAACGAGCCGACGTGGTCTTGGACACCACGAACACCAGTGTCCACGAGCTGCGCAAGACATTGGAGACCTACTTTGCGGGAATCGATTCCAAACCCCTGCGGGTGAATCTCCAATCCTTCGGTTTCAAGCACGGCGCACCGACAGATGTCGATGTGCTCCTCGACGCGCGTTTTCTACCCAACCCCTATTGGGAGCAGTCGCTGCGCGAATACAGGGGTACGGACCCACAAGTTGCGGAGTTCGTTTTCGGCCAGCCGGGCGCGAAGAGATTCCTCGATGCCACAGAAGCAATGTTGGAGACCATGCTCGATGGATACCGTGAGGAGGGGAAGAGCTTCCTTTCCATCGCTGTCGGCTGCACCGGAGGCCATCACCGAAGCGTGGCCGTCGTTGAGGAGCTAGCCAATCGTTTGGAAAACGATGGCGTCCACGTCCGAGTTTCCCACCGTGACCTGGAGCGATAG
- the uvrC gene encoding excinuclease ABC subunit UvrC — MTNTVSYRPEPGSIPTEPGVYTFRDASDRVIYVGKAKNLRARLSNYFQDLRQLHPRTRAMVQSANRVVWTVVSSELEALNLEYTWIKRFNPRFNVMYRDDKTYPMLAISVKEQIPRAYVYRGPRRKGVRYFGPYPKAWAIRDTLESLTRVFPIRTCTAGVYRRHEALGRPCLLGYIDRCSAPCVGKISAEDHRALVDQFSSFLAGNTAGVTRRVRQEMEEAAENLDFERAAALRDQLGAMDKAMEKQAVVFSDNTDADVIAVVSDELEAAVQIFHVRGGRIHGQRGWVVERDEVSNAALTGQFLTQFYGDEAALATATETAVAGAASQGVDRELAVAINPAARAELGDLVGDVQVTPVPREVLVENVPEDVDEISSWLTELRGARVIVRTPLRGDKKALMETAKTNATQALAQHKLKRSGDITTRSAALKELQEALWMDESPLRIECTDISHIQGTDVVASLVVFEDGLPKKSDYRRYKIREAAGEGHSNDVASIAEVVRRRFKRHLEDRTAVPMGDDAGDLLEGEEDLAVAPEGTKKFAYPPNLFIVDGGQPQVNAAQEVLDEFGINDVTLVGIAKRLEELWLPGEEYPVILPRTSQGLYLVQYLRDEAHRFAINFHRQQRSARMRRSVLDDIAGLGPKRRKQLVSAFGSVAKVREASVEQLAELPGFGPSLAKKIYSALHVDDTKNS; from the coding sequence ATGACAAACACAGTTTCTTATCGCCCGGAGCCGGGGAGTATCCCCACGGAACCGGGCGTCTACACATTCCGCGATGCTTCCGACAGAGTCATCTACGTCGGTAAAGCGAAAAACCTGCGGGCGCGCCTGTCCAATTACTTCCAAGATCTGCGGCAGCTGCACCCTCGGACGCGGGCAATGGTGCAGTCGGCAAACCGGGTGGTGTGGACGGTTGTGTCCAGCGAGCTTGAGGCGCTGAACCTTGAGTACACCTGGATTAAACGTTTTAACCCGCGCTTCAACGTCATGTATCGGGACGATAAGACGTACCCGATGCTCGCCATCAGCGTCAAGGAGCAGATTCCCCGCGCCTACGTCTACCGTGGGCCTCGACGCAAGGGCGTGCGCTACTTCGGCCCCTACCCGAAAGCCTGGGCCATTCGCGACACGCTGGAATCTCTCACGCGCGTTTTTCCTATCCGTACTTGTACCGCTGGGGTTTACCGGCGACACGAGGCACTCGGCCGTCCGTGTCTGCTGGGATACATCGACCGCTGCTCAGCTCCCTGTGTGGGAAAAATTTCTGCCGAGGATCACCGTGCCTTGGTAGACCAATTTTCCAGCTTTCTGGCTGGCAACACAGCCGGCGTGACGCGCCGAGTCCGCCAGGAGATGGAGGAGGCGGCAGAAAACCTGGACTTTGAACGTGCGGCAGCTTTGCGCGATCAACTGGGAGCGATGGATAAAGCAATGGAGAAGCAAGCTGTTGTCTTTTCCGATAACACCGATGCCGATGTCATTGCCGTCGTGTCCGATGAACTGGAAGCCGCGGTACAGATTTTCCACGTGCGCGGGGGACGCATTCACGGTCAGCGTGGCTGGGTTGTGGAACGTGATGAGGTTTCCAATGCCGCCCTGACCGGACAGTTTCTCACTCAGTTCTACGGCGATGAAGCCGCTCTGGCCACTGCGACAGAGACCGCAGTTGCAGGTGCCGCGTCTCAAGGGGTCGATAGAGAACTCGCAGTAGCGATAAACCCTGCTGCACGGGCTGAGCTTGGTGACCTGGTCGGAGACGTGCAGGTCACCCCAGTCCCACGCGAAGTCTTGGTGGAAAATGTTCCGGAAGACGTCGATGAGATCTCATCCTGGCTCACGGAGCTCCGTGGGGCGAGAGTGATCGTGCGCACGCCTCTTCGCGGCGACAAGAAGGCTCTCATGGAGACGGCGAAGACAAACGCCACACAGGCGCTCGCACAACATAAGCTCAAGCGCTCCGGCGATATCACCACTCGATCAGCGGCCCTTAAGGAGCTCCAAGAGGCGCTGTGGATGGACGAATCTCCGCTGCGCATCGAATGCACTGATATTTCGCATATTCAGGGCACCGATGTTGTGGCCAGCCTGGTGGTCTTTGAAGACGGCTTGCCGAAGAAATCTGACTACAGGCGATACAAGATCCGGGAAGCGGCAGGCGAGGGCCATTCCAATGACGTTGCCTCCATCGCGGAGGTTGTTCGGCGTCGTTTCAAACGTCACCTCGAAGACAGAACCGCCGTGCCAATGGGGGATGACGCCGGCGATCTTCTCGAGGGAGAAGAAGATCTTGCAGTAGCGCCAGAGGGAACAAAGAAGTTTGCCTACCCACCAAACCTCTTCATCGTCGATGGCGGGCAGCCCCAAGTCAATGCGGCCCAAGAAGTGCTGGACGAGTTCGGGATCAACGACGTGACCCTTGTGGGCATCGCCAAGCGGCTGGAGGAATTGTGGCTGCCGGGGGAGGAGTACCCGGTGATTTTGCCCCGCACGTCCCAAGGCCTCTACCTCGTGCAATACCTCCGCGATGAGGCTCATCGATTCGCCATCAACTTCCATCGCCAGCAACGCAGTGCGCGCATGCGCCGGTCGGTGCTGGATGATATTGCTGGCCTTGGCCCGAAGCGGCGTAAACAATTGGTGAGCGCCTTCGGTTCCGTCGCAAAGGTCAGAGAAGCAAGTGTGGAACAGCTAGCTGAATTACCTGGATTTGGGCCCTCGCTGGCGAAGAAGATTTACTCAGCCCTGCACGTGGACGACACCAAAAACAGCTAG
- a CDS encoding riboflavin synthase, producing the protein MFTGIVEAVGTLGPITREEDSIRMRIDAPAVMADTKHGDSIAVNGVCLTVTDFDSNGFTADVMQVTLDYTTLGTLTEGQRVNVERAMATGSRFGGHVVQGHVDGTATLQSRTSSDNWEVFRFSLDDSRLGKYVAKKGSIAINGTSLTVAEVSDVVTGDGTWFEVSLIPTTLSDTMLGDLAVGDGVNIECDVLAKYVERLHTAGH; encoded by the coding sequence ATGTTTACCGGAATCGTCGAGGCAGTAGGAACCCTGGGACCGATCACCCGGGAGGAAGACTCGATCCGGATGCGGATCGACGCTCCAGCGGTGATGGCCGACACCAAGCACGGGGATTCCATTGCGGTCAACGGAGTCTGCTTAACCGTTACGGATTTCGACAGCAACGGATTCACCGCCGACGTCATGCAGGTGACGCTGGATTACACCACCTTGGGGACGCTGACCGAAGGGCAACGCGTCAATGTCGAGCGGGCTATGGCAACAGGCAGCCGATTCGGGGGACATGTGGTTCAAGGACACGTCGATGGCACGGCCACGCTCCAGTCCCGGACCTCCAGCGACAACTGGGAGGTCTTCCGCTTTAGCCTGGACGATTCCCGACTGGGAAAGTACGTGGCCAAGAAGGGATCCATTGCTATCAACGGAACCTCACTGACAGTGGCGGAGGTTTCCGATGTTGTCACCGGCGACGGCACCTGGTTTGAGGTGTCGCTTATTCCCACGACACTCAGTGACACAATGCTGGGGGATCTGGCAGTAGGTGATGGGGTGAACATCGAATGCGATGTGTTGGCCAAGTACGTGGAACGCCTACATACGGCTGGCCACTAA